A part of Tessaracoccus timonensis genomic DNA contains:
- the glgA gene encoding glycogen synthase: MTFKLSLLTREYPPSIYGGAGVHVAQLVPQLRKLIDVDVHCMGEPRDGATAHAEAFPDGANAALRVLGADLSMVAALAPDTQILHSHTWYANMAGHIGGLMLDVPHVVTSHSLEPHRPWKAEQLGGGYRVSSWAERTAYEAADAVISVSEGMRRDVLESYPELDPSKTHVVKNGIDTDEFRPDTGTDVVGSLGIDLDKPYVAFVGRITRQKGLVHLVRAAQEFDDDVQLVLLAGAPDTPEIAAEFQQAFDELQRRRSAKVLWVQEMLPRASVRQVLTHATVFACPSVYEPLGIVNLEAMACETPVVASAVGGIPEVVNDGETGLLVPYDPARGDDPAFVQAFEQDFAAKVNELVRDASRARAFGKAGRQRCIDEFSWATIARQTVDVYRQAMERHG; the protein is encoded by the coding sequence ATGACATTCAAGCTGTCCCTGTTGACCCGCGAATACCCCCCGTCCATCTACGGAGGCGCCGGGGTGCACGTCGCGCAACTCGTTCCGCAACTGCGCAAGCTCATCGACGTCGATGTGCACTGCATGGGCGAGCCTCGCGACGGAGCCACCGCACACGCGGAAGCCTTCCCCGACGGCGCCAATGCGGCCCTGCGCGTGCTCGGCGCTGATCTCTCGATGGTCGCCGCACTCGCCCCGGATACCCAGATTCTGCACTCGCACACCTGGTACGCCAACATGGCGGGTCACATCGGCGGGCTCATGCTCGACGTTCCGCACGTTGTCACATCGCACTCGCTCGAGCCCCACCGGCCGTGGAAGGCCGAGCAGCTAGGCGGCGGCTACCGCGTGTCCAGCTGGGCCGAGCGCACAGCCTACGAAGCCGCCGACGCCGTGATTTCCGTCTCCGAGGGGATGCGCCGCGACGTGCTGGAGAGCTACCCGGAACTGGACCCGTCGAAAACACATGTGGTGAAGAACGGCATCGACACCGACGAGTTCCGCCCGGATACGGGGACGGATGTCGTCGGGAGCCTCGGGATCGACCTCGACAAACCATACGTGGCGTTCGTCGGGCGCATCACCCGTCAAAAGGGCCTCGTGCACCTGGTGCGGGCCGCGCAGGAATTCGACGACGACGTCCAGCTCGTGTTGCTCGCCGGTGCACCCGACACCCCCGAGATTGCTGCCGAATTCCAGCAGGCCTTCGACGAGCTACAGCGCCGGCGTTCAGCGAAGGTGCTGTGGGTGCAGGAGATGCTGCCGCGCGCGTCGGTGCGCCAGGTGCTCACCCACGCGACGGTGTTCGCCTGCCCGTCGGTGTACGAGCCGCTCGGCATCGTCAACCTCGAGGCGATGGCCTGCGAGACGCCCGTCGTCGCATCCGCCGTCGGCGGCATTCCTGAGGTGGTGAACGACGGCGAGACTGGCTTGCTTGTGCCCTATGACCCGGCGCGAGGCGACGACCCCGCGTTCGTGCAGGCGTTCGAGCAGGATTTCGCGGCCAAGGTGAACGAGCTGGTGCGCGACGCGTCACGCGCGCGGGCCTTCGGCAAGGCGGGACGCCAGCGCTGCATCGACGAATTCTCGTGGGCGACGATCGCCCGGCAAACCGTCGATGTGTACCGCCAGGCCATGGAACGCCACGGCTGA
- a CDS encoding carbohydrate ABC transporter permease, which translates to MAQTRKKKLRASSVIGETAWWIACILIAFSTVMPFVWTLATSLKSPEEAITGFLSIIPSQPTLDNYRAVFVETPFLQYIGNSVFLALAGTLTNLFFGGLAGYALAKLSFPGRKLVFWTFIGSMMVPGIVTMVSTFLVLKQFPLVGGNDIFGQGGTGFINTFWAIILPGAAGPFACFFMKQFFEGLPDELGDSARIDGASEFKVFSRIYLPLTKAGLAVLGIMTIQAGWNAFVWPLIVLNDPDMFTVQIALANFSNEKTTNFGPLMAGAVLTSAPMLLLFLFCQRWIIEGIAQIGLK; encoded by the coding sequence ATGGCTCAGACGAGGAAAAAGAAGCTTCGGGCCTCGAGTGTTATTGGGGAGACGGCGTGGTGGATTGCTTGCATCCTGATCGCATTCAGCACCGTGATGCCATTTGTATGGACGCTGGCGACGTCGCTGAAATCTCCAGAAGAAGCAATCACTGGGTTCTTGTCAATCATCCCGTCGCAGCCGACGCTCGACAATTACCGTGCTGTGTTTGTTGAAACCCCGTTCCTGCAGTACATCGGGAACTCGGTGTTCCTCGCGCTGGCAGGAACGCTCACGAACCTCTTCTTCGGTGGATTGGCTGGCTACGCCCTTGCCAAACTATCCTTCCCAGGGCGAAAGCTGGTGTTCTGGACGTTCATTGGTTCGATGATGGTGCCCGGTATCGTGACGATGGTATCGACCTTCCTAGTGCTCAAGCAGTTCCCTCTAGTTGGCGGTAACGACATCTTTGGTCAAGGCGGCACGGGATTCATCAACACATTCTGGGCCATCATTCTCCCGGGTGCGGCGGGCCCCTTCGCGTGCTTCTTTATGAAGCAGTTCTTCGAGGGGCTGCCCGACGAGCTTGGGGATTCCGCTCGGATCGACGGGGCCAGCGAGTTCAAGGTGTTCTCCCGGATTTACCTGCCGCTCACAAAAGCTGGTCTCGCGGTGCTGGGAATCATGACCATCCAGGCCGGATGGAATGCCTTCGTGTGGCCATTGATCGTCTTGAACGATCCGGACATGTTCACTGTCCAGATTGCATTGGCGAATTTCTCGAATGAGAAGACAACGAACTTCGGTCCTCTCATGGCTGGGGCGGTGCTTACAAGCGCTCCGATGCTACTGCTCTTCCTCTTCTGCCAGCGATGGATTATTGAGGGAATCGCCCAGATCGGGCTCAAGTAA
- a CDS encoding LacI family DNA-binding transcriptional regulator: MATLYRQIYETVRAQIDSGQFDIGERLGTEKELAESHGVSTITIKRALDLLRDEGLVERVPRRGTFIKARTPSTSAATKRSKPMIGCVVTNFDDTFGTPLLGGLLDSAAQTANLIIRRSLGQPQLEETLIKDFIDDGVQGIILEPTSSQWVVPSVLELITRQFPIVVLDRSLAGIPISTVSSDNVEAGRALTQHLLELGHQHIGWVSSASQVSTLQERYEGFVHAHAANGVTHSHDAIFDKVEATIPSTTTQLQDEVAALRSWVTQYPHITAFVAGEYNIALLLKEALSQAGLSVPDDKSVACFDHPDITYDLSAFRFTHIRQDQHSMGATAVEQVLRQIEQPELIKKHELPTSLVVGASTGRCR, from the coding sequence GTGGCGACACTCTACAGACAGATCTATGAGACCGTGCGCGCCCAAATCGATTCGGGGCAGTTCGACATCGGTGAGCGGCTGGGCACGGAAAAAGAACTAGCGGAGTCGCACGGGGTCAGCACAATCACGATCAAGCGAGCCCTCGATCTTCTGCGCGACGAGGGGCTCGTGGAGCGAGTGCCTCGTCGGGGCACATTCATAAAAGCCCGCACACCTTCCACGAGTGCAGCGACCAAGCGTTCTAAGCCGATGATCGGGTGCGTGGTGACGAATTTCGATGACACCTTTGGCACCCCGTTGTTGGGTGGATTACTAGATAGCGCGGCGCAGACGGCGAACCTCATTATTCGACGCTCATTGGGGCAACCCCAGCTGGAAGAGACGCTCATCAAAGATTTCATTGACGACGGCGTGCAGGGCATCATCCTGGAGCCCACCTCGTCGCAGTGGGTTGTCCCCAGCGTGTTGGAACTCATCACGCGGCAGTTCCCCATCGTGGTCCTCGACCGCTCGCTTGCGGGCATCCCAATTTCAACTGTGTCTAGCGACAACGTCGAAGCTGGCAGAGCGCTGACGCAGCACCTGCTCGAACTCGGGCACCAGCACATCGGCTGGGTGTCGTCAGCAAGTCAGGTGTCCACGTTGCAGGAGCGCTACGAGGGTTTCGTGCACGCACACGCTGCAAATGGGGTCACGCACAGCCATGACGCCATATTCGATAAGGTCGAAGCGACGATTCCATCGACGACGACGCAGCTTCAAGACGAAGTGGCCGCGTTGCGCTCTTGGGTTACGCAATACCCCCATATCACGGCCTTTGTAGCTGGGGAATACAACATTGCGTTGTTGCTGAAGGAGGCACTCTCGCAAGCGGGTTTGTCGGTGCCGGACGACAAGAGCGTGGCCTGTTTCGACCACCCCGATATTACGTACGATCTTTCGGCATTTCGGTTCACCCATATTCGCCAAGATCAACATTCCATGGGTGCAACCGCGGTTGAACAAGTGCTGAGGCAGATTGAGCAGCCCGAGCTCATCAAGAAGCACGAACTGCCGACGAGCCTGGTGGTGGGGGCCTCAACCGGGCGTTGCCGCTGA
- a CDS encoding DUF3117 domain-containing protein, protein MAAMKPRTGDGPMEVTKEGRGIVMRVPVDGGGRLVVEMNADEANALLDELQAVVG, encoded by the coding sequence ATGGCAGCGATGAAGCCCCGCACCGGTGATGGCCCCATGGAGGTCACTAAGGAAGGCCGTGGAATCGTGATGCGTGTTCCCGTCGACGGGGGTGGCCGGCTCGTCGTCGAGATGAACGCCGACGAAGCCAACGCGCTCCTCGACGAGTTGCAGGCCGTGGTCGGCTGA
- the dapC gene encoding succinyldiaminopimelate transaminase, with amino-acid sequence MLELPSFPWDSLASAKDRANEHPGGIVDLSVGTPVDDTPDVARQALADASNAHGYPTVWGTPECRESIVGYMQRRWGAVGLTHEHVMPVVGTKEIVGWLPTLLGLEGGDVVAFPEEAYPTYEIGALARGLQAQPCDDPAALSPQTALIWINSPSNPTGRILSVEELRAFVQRARELGAVLASDECYGEFGWDAEPVSVLDPSVNDGDLTGLLAVHSVSKRSNAAGYRAGFVVGDPELVQGLVTVRKHLGMMVPAPVQAALAAMLDDEQHVEAQRERYLARRAVLRPALEAAGFTVDHSEGSLYLWATRGEHCRATVNWLAEQGILVAPGDFYGAKAANHVRVALTATDERIAAAAERLRGA; translated from the coding sequence ATGCTTGAGCTCCCCAGCTTCCCCTGGGATTCCCTGGCCTCTGCGAAAGATCGCGCCAACGAACATCCCGGGGGCATCGTCGATCTCTCCGTAGGCACGCCCGTCGACGACACACCCGACGTGGCGCGCCAGGCGCTCGCCGATGCGTCGAACGCGCATGGATATCCGACGGTATGGGGCACCCCTGAATGCCGAGAGAGCATCGTCGGCTACATGCAGCGCCGCTGGGGCGCCGTCGGGCTCACCCACGAGCATGTGATGCCCGTGGTGGGAACCAAAGAGATTGTCGGCTGGCTGCCCACGTTGCTGGGGCTGGAGGGCGGCGACGTCGTCGCGTTCCCGGAAGAGGCGTACCCGACGTATGAAATCGGCGCACTGGCGCGTGGGCTGCAGGCGCAGCCGTGCGACGACCCGGCCGCGCTCTCACCGCAGACCGCGCTCATCTGGATCAATTCGCCCTCGAATCCGACGGGGCGCATTCTGTCCGTTGAGGAGCTGCGGGCGTTCGTGCAGCGAGCGCGTGAGCTAGGGGCTGTGTTGGCCAGCGACGAGTGCTACGGGGAGTTCGGCTGGGACGCGGAGCCGGTCTCGGTGCTCGACCCGAGCGTCAACGACGGCGACCTCACGGGCTTGCTTGCAGTGCACTCGGTGTCCAAGCGCTCGAACGCTGCCGGCTACCGTGCGGGGTTCGTCGTCGGAGATCCGGAGCTCGTGCAGGGGCTTGTCACGGTGCGGAAACACCTCGGCATGATGGTCCCTGCGCCCGTGCAGGCCGCACTGGCGGCGATGCTGGACGACGAACAGCATGTCGAGGCTCAACGTGAGCGCTACCTCGCACGCCGGGCTGTGCTGCGCCCCGCGCTGGAGGCCGCAGGGTTCACCGTCGACCATTCCGAAGGCTCGCTGTATCTGTGGGCTACCCGAGGCGAGCATTGCCGTGCGACGGTGAACTGGCTCGCCGAACAGGGCATCCTCGTCGCGCCCGGCGACTTCTATGGAGCCAAGGCGGCCAACCACGTGCGCGTAGCGCTCACCGCCACCGACGAGCGCATCGCCGCTGCAGCAGAGCGTCTTCGCGGCGCGTAA
- the dapD gene encoding 2,3,4,5-tetrahydropyridine-2,6-dicarboxylate N-succinyltransferase → MTEARTAWAWGLATIHPQGVLDVWYPEPQLGDAVTDEAPAELAGAQGADDLRGVETKVVRTQVQLDDDPAGVEDAYLRLHLLSARLVKPHEVNLNGIFGQLPNNAWTNYGPVRIQDVPRVRAALRGKGVQLTVYGVDKFPRMVDYVVPTGVRIGDADRVRLGAHLAEGTTVMHEGFVNFNAGTLGNSMVEGRISAGVVVGAGSDVGGGASIMGTLSGGGQEVIRIGERCLLGAESGIGISLGDDCVVEAGLYVTAGTKVLLPEGDVVKARELSGQNDLLFLRDSVTGQVVVKHRRSNKVQLNSELHAN, encoded by the coding sequence ATGACTGAAGCGCGCACAGCTTGGGCCTGGGGCCTCGCCACTATCCACCCGCAGGGAGTTCTCGACGTCTGGTACCCCGAACCGCAACTCGGGGATGCCGTCACCGACGAGGCGCCCGCCGAACTCGCGGGCGCTCAGGGAGCCGACGACCTTCGCGGCGTTGAAACGAAGGTGGTTCGCACCCAGGTGCAGCTCGACGACGACCCCGCCGGCGTAGAGGACGCCTATCTGCGTCTCCACTTGCTCTCCGCGAGGCTGGTAAAGCCGCACGAAGTCAATCTCAACGGCATTTTCGGCCAGCTGCCCAACAACGCGTGGACGAATTACGGCCCGGTGCGCATCCAGGATGTGCCCAGGGTGCGCGCGGCGCTGCGCGGCAAGGGCGTCCAGCTCACCGTCTACGGCGTCGACAAGTTCCCGCGCATGGTCGACTACGTGGTGCCGACGGGCGTCAGGATCGGCGACGCTGACCGCGTGCGTCTCGGCGCTCACCTGGCTGAGGGCACCACGGTGATGCACGAAGGCTTTGTCAACTTCAATGCCGGCACGCTCGGCAACTCGATGGTGGAAGGCCGAATCTCGGCTGGCGTCGTCGTCGGGGCTGGCAGCGACGTCGGTGGCGGCGCTTCGATTATGGGCACCTTGTCTGGCGGCGGGCAGGAGGTCATCCGCATCGGCGAACGCTGCCTGCTGGGTGCGGAGTCCGGCATCGGCATCTCGCTGGGCGACGACTGCGTCGTCGAGGCGGGTCTGTACGTCACCGCCGGCACCAAGGTGCTGTTGCCCGAGGGCGACGTGGTGAAGGCGCGCGAGCTTTCCGGCCAGAACGACCTGCTGTTCCTGCGCGACTCGGTCACCGGCCAGGTGGTCGTGAAGCATCGCCGCAGCAACAAGGTGCAGCTCAACTCCGAATTGCACGCCAACTAA
- a CDS encoding TIGR00730 family Rossman fold protein: protein MIPFRRTQGPLVLDGAHAKQPTADQALLDEQYRWETGDPWRVLRIQAEFVEGFDALAGLPPAVSIFGSARTNPDDPMYQAGEELARRLVERGFAIITGGGPGIMEAGNKGAREADGTSVGLGIELPHEQGINEHVTLGINFRYFFARKVMFLKYSRGFITMPGGFGTFDELFEALTLLQTGKVTQFPLVLFGVDYWSPLVDWLKHTVEARGCISPGDTDLFILTDNIGEAVDAMGEPTPQGK, encoded by the coding sequence ATGATCCCATTTCGTCGCACGCAGGGCCCGCTGGTGCTCGACGGTGCACACGCCAAACAACCCACCGCCGACCAGGCGCTCCTCGACGAGCAATACCGCTGGGAGACGGGCGACCCGTGGCGCGTGCTGCGCATCCAGGCGGAGTTTGTCGAAGGTTTCGACGCACTCGCGGGCCTGCCCCCGGCAGTGAGCATCTTCGGCTCGGCCCGCACCAACCCTGACGACCCCATGTACCAGGCGGGCGAAGAATTGGCGCGACGCCTCGTCGAGCGCGGTTTCGCGATTATCACCGGGGGTGGTCCGGGCATCATGGAGGCCGGCAACAAGGGCGCTCGGGAAGCTGACGGCACCTCGGTTGGCCTCGGCATCGAACTGCCGCATGAGCAGGGCATCAACGAGCATGTCACCCTCGGCATCAACTTCCGGTACTTCTTCGCCCGCAAGGTGATGTTCCTCAAGTATTCCCGCGGTTTCATCACCATGCCCGGTGGATTCGGCACATTCGACGAGCTCTTCGAGGCGCTCACCTTGTTGCAAACCGGCAAGGTCACGCAGTTCCCGCTCGTGCTGTTCGGCGTCGATTACTGGTCGCCGCTCGTCGATTGGCTGAAGCACACCGTCGAGGCTCGAGGCTGCATCTCACCCGGCGACACCGACCTCTTCATCCTCACCGACAACATCGGCGAGGCCGTCGACGCCATGGGCGAACCCACCCCGCAGGGGAAATGA
- the dapE gene encoding succinyl-diaminopimelate desuccinylase, with protein MSLDLDAPLATLLAQIVDVESVSGNERALANLVEEALSLPHLELTRDDDCIVARTSLGRPERVVIAGHLDTVPVEANLPSRRDGDVLWGRGTVDMKGGIAVMLKLAAELTEPSRDITWIFYDHEEVDASKNGLGRLARNHPDLVQGDFAVLMEPTSAQIEGGCQGTIRIVFDVTGQAAHSARSWMGVNAIHALVPLLDALVAYKPQQIDVEGLRYREGLNAVAIDGGMANNVIPPKATLTVNYRFAPDKTTDEALAHLRDVFAGHEFRIDDLSPAARPGLDAALAQEFVQAVGGEARPKYGWTDVARFSELGIPAVNYGPGDAHLAHRQDERVDVAELDQCADGLRSWLSTSTP; from the coding sequence ATGAGCCTCGACCTAGACGCACCCCTAGCCACCTTGTTGGCGCAGATCGTCGACGTGGAATCCGTCTCCGGCAACGAGCGGGCGCTCGCCAACCTCGTCGAGGAGGCCCTCAGCCTTCCGCATCTTGAGCTCACCCGCGACGACGACTGCATCGTCGCGCGCACCTCGCTGGGGCGCCCCGAGCGCGTCGTGATCGCCGGCCATCTCGACACCGTGCCGGTGGAAGCGAACCTCCCCTCTCGCCGCGACGGCGATGTGCTGTGGGGGAGGGGCACCGTCGATATGAAGGGCGGCATTGCCGTGATGCTCAAGCTGGCCGCAGAGCTCACCGAACCATCGCGCGACATCACCTGGATCTTCTACGACCACGAGGAAGTGGACGCGTCGAAGAATGGCCTCGGACGGCTCGCCCGCAACCACCCCGACCTAGTGCAAGGCGACTTCGCGGTGCTGATGGAACCCACCTCGGCACAGATCGAAGGCGGTTGTCAGGGCACCATTCGGATCGTGTTCGACGTCACCGGCCAAGCGGCCCACTCCGCGCGCAGCTGGATGGGCGTCAACGCCATCCACGCCCTGGTACCCCTGCTCGACGCGCTCGTCGCCTACAAACCACAGCAGATCGATGTCGAGGGGCTGCGCTACCGGGAGGGCCTCAACGCGGTCGCCATCGACGGCGGCATGGCCAACAACGTGATCCCCCCGAAAGCGACCCTCACCGTCAACTACCGCTTCGCACCCGACAAAACCACCGACGAGGCCCTCGCCCACCTGCGTGACGTATTCGCGGGCCACGAGTTCCGCATTGACGACCTCTCGCCCGCCGCTCGTCCCGGCCTCGACGCGGCGCTGGCCCAGGAATTCGTGCAGGCCGTCGGCGGAGAAGCCCGCCCGAAGTACGGTTGGACCGACGTCGCCCGCTTCTCCGAGCTCGGCATCCCGGCCGTCAACTACGGGCCCGGCGACGCTCACCTCGCCCACCGACAAGACGAACGGGTCGACGTCGCAGAACTCGATCAATGCGCCGACGGCCTGCGTTCCTGGCTGAGTACATCCACCCCGTAA
- a CDS encoding ABC transporter substrate-binding protein: MQVSRRLFSGAMIGGVAASLAACSGGGSKGSGSKTKEVILWGGSSDEAAKPIFAIVDKFNTSQDEYKAKYVIQKELEQKLLTGLASGQVPDVVIWDRWMTSLYAPKKAFVEMGPLLEKDNISTDDFYDQALRELTVNDKIYGLPFTVDNRSLFYNEELLDKAGVKPPTNWDELLDVAVKTTQRSGKTLKVSGFMLDDVGLFNMWIRQAGGQMISDDMKTVAFNSPEGLSVLRFWRQMMDEGVYELGFGKGGMPFPAGQVAQTYTGPWSFTDFDKAKSLKYGVTEPPAGPKGDKAAGMGGHGLVLPAGSKNQDGGWAFIKWMADKANALEYGKLSGQIPGNRTAANDDFFTKSPKYGAIIKAMDYATVRPEVKGYSDVEGKALIPELQKFMSKQVTAEQALAKAEELGNKILKDNAK, encoded by the coding sequence ATGCAAGTCTCAAGGCGACTGTTCAGCGGGGCGATGATCGGCGGCGTTGCTGCATCGCTCGCTGCCTGCTCTGGTGGCGGGTCGAAGGGGTCAGGGTCGAAGACTAAGGAAGTCATTCTTTGGGGCGGCTCGTCCGACGAGGCCGCTAAGCCCATCTTCGCGATCGTTGATAAGTTCAATACGAGTCAGGATGAATACAAGGCAAAGTACGTCATCCAGAAGGAGTTGGAGCAGAAGCTGCTCACCGGATTGGCGAGTGGTCAGGTGCCTGACGTCGTCATCTGGGATAGGTGGATGACCAGCCTCTACGCTCCCAAGAAAGCCTTCGTTGAGATGGGCCCCCTGTTGGAGAAGGACAACATCTCCACCGACGACTTTTACGATCAGGCTCTCAGGGAGCTCACAGTTAACGACAAGATCTACGGTCTTCCCTTCACCGTCGATAACCGAAGCTTGTTCTACAACGAGGAACTGCTCGACAAGGCAGGGGTGAAGCCGCCCACGAACTGGGATGAGCTCCTTGACGTCGCTGTCAAGACAACCCAGCGTTCGGGTAAGACACTGAAAGTCTCCGGATTCATGCTCGACGACGTCGGGCTGTTCAACATGTGGATCCGTCAGGCTGGCGGTCAAATGATCAGCGATGACATGAAGACCGTCGCATTCAATAGCCCTGAAGGCTTGAGCGTGCTCAGATTCTGGCGCCAGATGATGGACGAAGGCGTGTACGAATTGGGCTTTGGTAAGGGCGGAATGCCGTTCCCCGCTGGCCAGGTCGCTCAAACCTACACGGGTCCGTGGTCGTTTACTGACTTCGACAAGGCGAAGTCGCTAAAGTATGGCGTCACTGAGCCCCCTGCAGGACCGAAGGGCGATAAAGCAGCCGGTATGGGCGGTCATGGGTTGGTGCTTCCGGCTGGGTCGAAGAATCAAGATGGCGGCTGGGCCTTCATTAAATGGATGGCAGACAAGGCTAACGCCCTCGAATACGGCAAGCTCAGCGGACAGATTCCTGGTAACCGCACGGCCGCCAACGACGACTTCTTCACGAAGTCTCCGAAGTATGGGGCCATCATCAAGGCCATGGATTATGCGACTGTACGCCCCGAGGTAAAGGGCTACTCAGACGTCGAGGGTAAAGCGCTCATCCCAGAGCTACAGAAATTCATGAGTAAGCAGGTTACTGCGGAGCAGGCTTTGGCGAAGGCGGAGGAACTCGGCAACAAGATTCTGAAAGACAATGCCAAGTAG
- a CDS encoding carbohydrate ABC transporter permease translates to MLFLVFFIIPIGAAAYLSLTDYSIIGEFSWVGIANYKAIFEDEFFWIAMRNTLYYTALYVPLGILTSLGTALLLNRNSRVARVFRTLFYIPVVSSSVATASIWIWLLNPQVGFINIALGKFGIDGPAWLESSTWAMPAIIIMSVWAGFGGNMVILLGGLQGVPGHLYEAARIDGASKWQQFRYVTMPGISKTMFLVTTLQIIGAFQVFDQAYIMTKGGPGNATVTIVYYIFDKGFGNLDMGYASAMSFVLFAIILVVSLINARVSNRSE, encoded by the coding sequence GTGCTGTTTCTCGTCTTCTTCATTATCCCGATCGGGGCAGCTGCATACCTGAGCCTTACGGATTACTCCATTATTGGTGAGTTCAGCTGGGTGGGTATTGCAAACTACAAGGCGATTTTCGAAGACGAGTTCTTCTGGATCGCGATGAGGAACACCCTCTATTACACTGCCCTCTACGTCCCCCTCGGCATACTTACCTCACTCGGGACGGCGCTCCTGCTGAACCGTAACTCGAGAGTCGCGCGAGTATTCCGAACGCTCTTTTACATCCCCGTGGTTTCGTCGTCGGTGGCAACTGCGTCGATTTGGATCTGGCTGCTGAACCCACAGGTGGGTTTCATCAATATCGCCCTTGGCAAGTTTGGTATTGACGGGCCGGCGTGGCTTGAGAGCTCTACGTGGGCGATGCCGGCGATCATCATCATGAGTGTGTGGGCAGGCTTTGGCGGCAATATGGTGATCCTGCTGGGCGGGCTCCAAGGTGTCCCTGGACACCTCTACGAAGCCGCGCGAATTGATGGCGCTAGCAAGTGGCAACAATTCAGGTACGTGACGATGCCCGGTATCTCGAAGACCATGTTCTTGGTGACGACACTCCAAATCATTGGCGCTTTCCAGGTCTTCGATCAGGCGTACATCATGACGAAGGGCGGCCCAGGAAATGCCACCGTCACGATCGTGTACTACATCTTCGATAAGGGGTTCGGCAACCTCGACATGGGGTATGCGTCGGCGATGAGTTTCGTGCTCTTCGCGATCATCTTGGTGGTGTCGCTCATCAACGCTCGTGTCTCGAATAGGAGTGAATGA
- a CDS encoding glycoside hydrolase family 76 protein: MPSSSDGQVWAARADVAQESLGHFFHAPPPQFLHNTYPVGNDEVFNYWWLAHVVDVRIDAWHRTGDEAWLKRAEHTVENVIERNERQLFNDYFDDMLWLALASLRLFDASGDEVHLQRSIDLWWHINEQGWNSIQGESLAWRKHSPGYKNTPANAPFIILGNRLRARANDLPHAERCDVALQWMRDTLVQDDGFVADGINREDDGKVDVDWKFTYNQGVWIGALVETAARTKDGSLLQEAARTASTCLDIFEESGVLLDHGDGGDLGLFQGICYRYLGLLYDVLDKEDAVRAKIEKLVTSATDTLWKTSLKDDYLLPSNDWRKPAEPETSYSTLLSAMMAVELRARMEEGRAADTRKAK; this comes from the coding sequence ATGCCAAGTAGTAGCGACGGGCAGGTGTGGGCGGCGCGAGCTGATGTGGCCCAGGAAAGCTTGGGCCACTTCTTCCACGCCCCGCCTCCCCAATTTCTGCACAACACGTACCCAGTCGGTAACGACGAGGTGTTCAACTACTGGTGGCTGGCACACGTTGTCGACGTCCGTATTGATGCATGGCATCGCACGGGTGACGAGGCATGGCTCAAACGAGCCGAGCACACTGTGGAGAATGTGATTGAGAGAAACGAGCGACAGCTCTTCAACGACTATTTCGACGACATGCTGTGGCTCGCACTCGCGTCGCTGCGTCTATTTGATGCGTCAGGAGATGAAGTACATCTTCAACGGTCTATAGATCTTTGGTGGCATATTAATGAGCAGGGCTGGAACTCCATTCAAGGTGAGAGCCTCGCTTGGAGGAAGCACTCTCCCGGCTACAAGAACACTCCTGCGAATGCGCCCTTTATCATTCTGGGCAACAGGCTGCGTGCCAGAGCCAATGATCTTCCCCATGCCGAGCGTTGTGATGTCGCCCTGCAGTGGATGCGAGACACGCTTGTCCAGGACGACGGCTTCGTCGCCGATGGAATCAACCGGGAAGACGACGGCAAGGTCGACGTGGACTGGAAATTCACCTACAACCAGGGCGTTTGGATCGGCGCACTCGTCGAGACTGCGGCTCGCACCAAGGACGGCAGCCTGCTTCAAGAAGCCGCCCGCACAGCATCAACATGCCTCGATATTTTCGAAGAATCAGGGGTGCTGCTCGATCACGGCGACGGTGGGGACCTCGGGCTATTCCAGGGTATTTGCTACCGGTACTTGGGATTGCTGTACGACGTGCTCGATAAGGAAGACGCCGTTCGAGCGAAGATCGAGAAGTTGGTCACCTCGGCGACGGACACGCTGTGGAAGACATCCTTGAAGGACGACTATCTGCTCCCGTCCAATGATTGGCGCAAGCCTGCTGAACCGGAGACCTCGTACTCAACGCTGCTGAGCGCCATGATGGCGGTCGAGCTGCGAGCGCGAATGGAAGAGGGCCGAGCAGCGGACACCCGGAAAGCGAAATAG